ACCATCTGTTCCCTCATACAGCAGGAGTTGTATGGGGGCTTGTATTTTATCAAGAATTTTCTGTTTAGATGACTATACAGTAATAAAATAAGGAGGAAGCAATGAACAATTATAAATTGACCATTCAATATGATGGCGGGCGATATAAAGGCTGGCAACGACTCGGTAATAGTGATGATACGATTCAAGGAAAAATAGAAAATGTCTTAACGGAAATGGTGGGGGAAAAAATCGAGATCATCGGATGCAGCAGAACGGATGCCGGTGTACATGCCCTTGCTCAAATCGCCAATTTTAAGATTGGTGAAAATCTGACTGAAGCTGAAATCATGAATTATTTGAATAGGTATTTACCAAGAGATATCAGCATTGTCGAGGTTAGGCTAGTTCCTGATCGTTTTCATGCCCGTTATAATGCTAAGGATAAAACCTATTTGTATAAGATCTGGAACGAGCAATATACAAATCCTTTCATGCGAAAATACAGTATGCATGTA
The DNA window shown above is from Peribacillus sp. FSL P2-0133 and carries:
- the truA gene encoding tRNA pseudouridine(38-40) synthase TruA, giving the protein MNNYKLTIQYDGGRYKGWQRLGNSDDTIQGKIENVLTEMVGEKIEIIGCSRTDAGVHALAQIANFKIGENLTEAEIMNYLNRYLPRDISIVEVRLVPDRFHARYNAKDKTYLYKIWNEQYTNPFMRKYSMHVEKKLDITRMKKACQHFIGEHDFTAFSNAKSKKKSMVREIYSIDIEENAGFIQITVRGDGFLYNMVRKIVGTLIEVGLGEIDAENIPSILESKERIQTGRMAEAAGLYLVKVDF